In Alteromonas sp. V450, the following proteins share a genomic window:
- the aceE gene encoding pyruvate dehydrogenase (acetyl-transferring), homodimeric type, giving the protein MSDMMHQDVDPQETKEWIDALESVLEEEGVERAHYLLEKLIDKARRSGAHLPYDATTAYINTIPAAQEPKMPGDLTIEARIRAAIRWNALMIVLRASKKDLELGGHIGSFASSAMLYDVGFNHFFKAPNENQGGDFIFAQGHISPGIYARSYMEGNLTEEQLNNFRQECAGDGLSSYPHPHLMKDYWQFPTVSMGLGPLQAIYTARFLKYLTNRGIKDCSGQRVYCYMGDGECDEPESLGAIGLASREGLDNLTFVINCNLQRLDGPVRGNGKIIQELEGTFRGAGWEVVKVIWGSYWDELLARDKSGKLIQLMGETVDGEYQNCKAKGGKYTRENFFNKYPETAALVANMSDDDIWRLNRGGHDPVKVFAAYQKAIDTKGRPTVILAKTVKGFGLGASGEAQNVAHNVKKMDVDSIKAFRDRFNIPVADEKIADLPYFKFDEDSEEMKYLRARREALGGYLPSRREQAEEQLEIPELSAFDAILKGSGDRQVSSTMTFVRVLNALLKDKKIGKRIVPIIPDEARTFGMEGLFRQVGIYANEGQKYVPQDADQVAYYREDKKGQVLQEGINELGAMASWVASGTSYSTCNATTIPFYIYYSMFGFQRVGDLAWAAGDSQARGFLLGATAGRTTLNGEGLQHQDGHSHVQANLIPNCITYDPTYGYEVAVIVQDGLRRMYGNNENIFYYLTLMNENYQHPAMPEGDDVAEQIIKGIYKLERVENDKSKLNVQLMGSGTILNEVRKAAQILCEDYNVSSDVYSVTSFNELAREGQDVARWNMLNPEAEQKVPYIGQVITKDAGPAISATDYVKNYSDQVRAFIDTEYRCLGTDGFGRSDSRENLRTHFEVNASYIVVASLYELAQRGDVEKKVVAEAIKRFEINAEKLNPLYA; this is encoded by the coding sequence ATGTCTGATATGATGCACCAAGATGTAGATCCTCAAGAAACTAAAGAGTGGATTGATGCGCTTGAGTCGGTTTTAGAAGAGGAAGGCGTAGAACGCGCCCACTATTTACTCGAAAAACTCATTGATAAAGCACGTCGCAGCGGCGCGCATTTACCGTATGACGCAACCACCGCCTACATCAATACTATCCCAGCAGCGCAAGAGCCAAAAATGCCTGGTGACTTGACCATCGAAGCGCGCATTCGTGCGGCGATTCGTTGGAACGCATTGATGATTGTATTGCGTGCATCTAAAAAAGACCTAGAGCTTGGTGGCCACATTGGTAGCTTCGCATCATCGGCTATGCTTTACGATGTGGGCTTTAACCACTTCTTCAAAGCGCCTAATGAGAATCAAGGCGGCGACTTTATTTTCGCTCAGGGCCATATTTCTCCAGGTATTTATGCGCGTTCATATATGGAAGGCAACTTAACTGAAGAGCAGTTAAACAATTTCCGCCAAGAGTGTGCTGGCGACGGTTTGTCGTCTTACCCACACCCTCACTTGATGAAAGACTACTGGCAGTTCCCAACGGTATCGATGGGTCTAGGCCCACTTCAAGCTATCTATACAGCACGCTTCCTAAAGTACCTAACTAACCGTGGTATTAAAGACTGTTCAGGTCAGCGCGTATATTGCTACATGGGTGATGGTGAGTGTGATGAGCCAGAGAGCTTGGGTGCAATTGGTCTTGCGTCTCGCGAAGGCCTAGACAACTTAACGTTTGTTATCAACTGTAACCTTCAGCGCCTAGACGGCCCGGTACGTGGTAACGGCAAAATTATCCAAGAACTTGAAGGTACGTTCCGCGGCGCTGGCTGGGAAGTAGTGAAAGTTATTTGGGGTAGCTACTGGGATGAGCTACTGGCTCGTGATAAATCTGGCAAGCTAATTCAGCTTATGGGTGAAACGGTAGACGGTGAATACCAGAACTGTAAAGCCAAAGGCGGCAAGTACACTCGTGAGAACTTCTTCAACAAGTACCCTGAAACAGCGGCACTTGTAGCTAACATGTCTGATGATGATATTTGGCGTTTGAACCGTGGTGGTCACGACCCAGTGAAAGTATTCGCGGCTTACCAAAAAGCTATTGATACAAAAGGTCGCCCAACGGTAATCCTTGCTAAAACGGTTAAAGGTTTCGGTCTTGGTGCATCAGGTGAAGCGCAAAACGTAGCGCACAACGTTAAGAAGATGGACGTTGATTCAATCAAAGCGTTCCGTGACCGTTTCAATATTCCTGTAGCAGACGAGAAAATTGCTGACCTGCCTTACTTCAAGTTCGACGAAGACAGCGAAGAAATGAAGTACCTTCGTGCACGTCGTGAAGCACTAGGCGGTTACTTGCCTTCTCGCCGTGAACAGGCTGAAGAGCAGCTTGAAATTCCTGAGCTAAGCGCATTCGACGCTATCTTAAAAGGTTCAGGTGATCGTCAAGTATCGTCAACCATGACGTTTGTACGCGTACTTAACGCGCTATTGAAAGATAAGAAAATTGGTAAGCGTATTGTGCCAATTATTCCTGATGAGGCCCGTACATTCGGTATGGAAGGCTTGTTCCGTCAGGTAGGTATTTACGCCAACGAAGGCCAGAAATACGTACCGCAAGATGCCGACCAAGTCGCTTACTATCGCGAAGATAAGAAAGGTCAGGTGTTGCAAGAAGGTATTAACGAGCTAGGTGCAATGGCATCGTGGGTAGCGTCAGGCACGTCTTATTCAACGTGTAACGCTACCACTATTCCGTTCTACATCTACTACTCAATGTTTGGTTTCCAACGAGTTGGTGACCTTGCATGGGCGGCGGGTGATAGCCAAGCGCGTGGATTCCTATTAGGCGCAACAGCAGGTAGAACTACGCTTAACGGTGAAGGTCTACAGCACCAAGACGGTCATTCACACGTTCAGGCGAACCTTATTCCTAACTGTATTACTTACGACCCAACGTATGGTTACGAAGTAGCAGTCATCGTTCAAGACGGTCTGCGTCGCATGTACGGTAACAATGAAAATATCTTCTATTACCTAACATTGATGAATGAGAACTATCAGCACCCTGCAATGCCAGAAGGTGATGATGTTGCTGAGCAGATCATTAAAGGTATCTACAAGCTTGAGCGTGTTGAAAACGACAAGTCTAAGCTTAACGTACAGCTAATGGGCTCAGGTACTATCTTGAACGAAGTACGTAAGGCGGCCCAGATACTATGCGAAGACTACAACGTATCTTCTGACGTTTACTCAGTGACCTCGTTCAACGAGCTTGCTCGTGAAGGTCAAGACGTAGCACGCTGGAACATGTTAAATCCAGAAGCTGAGCAAAAAGTACCTTACATTGGTCAGGTAATTACGAAAGACGCAGGTCCTGCGATTTCAGCCACCGACTATGTGAAGAACTACTCAGACCAAGTTCGCGCGTTTATTGATACAGAGTACCGTTGCCTAGGTACAGACGGTTTTGGTCGAAGCGATAGCCGCGAAAACTTGCGTACTCACTTTGAAGTTAATGCGTCATATATCGTAGTGGCATCACTTTACGAACTAGCTCAGCGCGGCGACGTTGAGAAGAAAGTGGTAGCAGAAGCCATTAAGCGTTTTGAAATTAACGCTGAAAAACTTAACCCACTTTACGCGTAA
- the ampD gene encoding 1,6-anhydro-N-acetylmuramyl-L-alanine amidase AmpD: MVLYSEAKYTASPHFDARPDSTDISLLVIHNISLPPSQFGTPGIRQLFTGTLNPNEHPFYREIAGLRVSAHCVIYRTGEIEQFVPFEQRAWHAGLSSFQGRSRCNDYAIGIELEGTDTLPYTDAQYKALGELTEFIMRYYPRITLGRIVGHNDIAPGRKTDPGAAFDWARYRTRMLD, from the coding sequence ATGGTGCTTTACAGCGAAGCAAAGTACACAGCAAGTCCGCATTTTGATGCTCGTCCTGACAGCACAGACATTAGCCTGTTAGTGATACACAATATTTCACTTCCTCCTTCACAGTTTGGTACGCCTGGCATACGCCAATTGTTTACCGGCACCCTCAATCCTAATGAACATCCTTTTTATAGGGAAATTGCTGGGTTACGGGTCTCTGCTCATTGTGTAATTTATCGAACAGGCGAAATAGAACAATTTGTACCTTTTGAGCAGCGGGCATGGCACGCGGGCCTGTCTTCATTTCAAGGACGCAGCCGCTGTAACGACTATGCTATCGGCATTGAACTTGAAGGTACTGACACCTTGCCTTACACCGATGCACAGTACAAAGCCCTTGGCGAACTCACTGAATTTATTATGAGATACTATCCTCGGATCACTTTAGGGCGTATCGTAGGTCATAATGATATAGCACCGGGGCGAAAAACTGATCCTGGTGCAGCTTTTGATTGGGCGAGATACAGAACGCGCATGCTGGATTGA
- a CDS encoding prepilin-type N-terminal cleavage/methylation domain-containing protein: MMNMKNKNQKGFTLIELMIVIAIIGILAAIALPAYQTYTKKSKFTEVVMATTAFKTAFEVAAQTGDVTALSGANAGTNGLPAAISTVSGVVQSVTIANGVITATGTSDVDGATYTLTPSGVTPPITWSKGGTCTTTGLC, from the coding sequence ATGATGAACATGAAAAATAAAAACCAAAAGGGCTTCACCCTTATCGAACTAATGATTGTTATTGCAATCATCGGTATTCTTGCTGCAATCGCATTGCCTGCTTACCAGACTTACACTAAGAAATCTAAGTTTACCGAAGTTGTTATGGCGACAACGGCTTTCAAAACCGCATTTGAAGTAGCAGCGCAAACTGGTGATGTTACAGCCTTATCAGGTGCAAACGCTGGTACTAACGGACTTCCAGCTGCGATATCTACGGTATCAGGCGTGGTTCAAAGTGTAACAATTGCAAACGGTGTAATTACAGCTACGGGCACGTCAGACGTTGACGGCGCGACATACACGCTAACACCAAGTGGTGTAACGCCTCCAATCACATGGTCAAAAGGCGGTACATGTACAACCACTGGCTTGTGCTGA
- the pdhR gene encoding pyruvate dehydrogenase complex transcriptional repressor PdhR gives MRQQRKKLSDVITEQLESMILDGTLLAGQKLPPERELALEFDVSRPSLREAIGNLQARGLVERKQGGGTFVNRNLNSAMKDPLMDLVSQRPETQFDLLEFRHALEGMAAYYAALRGQPEDYEALKQALSDVPTPEAHESKRAQAEALGQFYIIMARASHNMVLLHVMSTMQSMLVDNIERNFDMLAAHPEAVEDIAKQRREIVDAIASRDPEAARQACNTHLAFIEKTLLTINQRDTRVQRALRRLEI, from the coding sequence ATGCGTCAGCAGCGAAAAAAACTCTCTGATGTGATTACCGAGCAACTCGAGTCGATGATACTCGACGGTACGCTATTGGCTGGCCAAAAGTTACCGCCAGAAAGAGAACTTGCGCTTGAGTTCGATGTGTCACGTCCTTCACTTAGGGAAGCCATTGGTAATCTGCAGGCACGCGGGCTGGTTGAGCGGAAACAAGGTGGGGGGACATTTGTTAATCGCAATCTTAACTCTGCTATGAAAGATCCGCTTATGGATTTAGTCAGCCAGCGCCCTGAAACCCAATTCGATTTGCTTGAGTTTCGTCATGCTCTTGAGGGAATGGCAGCGTATTACGCGGCACTTCGCGGTCAGCCAGAAGACTACGAAGCGTTAAAGCAAGCATTAAGTGATGTTCCTACTCCCGAAGCGCATGAAAGTAAACGCGCCCAAGCTGAAGCGCTAGGGCAGTTTTATATCATTATGGCAAGAGCATCACACAATATGGTGCTGCTACACGTGATGAGCACCATGCAAAGCATGCTGGTGGACAATATCGAACGAAACTTTGACATGTTGGCAGCGCATCCAGAAGCAGTAGAAGACATTGCTAAGCAGCGTCGTGAAATTGTAGACGCTATTGCTTCTCGCGACCCCGAAGCTGCACGCCAGGCATGTAACACGCATTTGGCGTTTATTGAAAAAACGCTATTAACCATTAATCAACGCGATACCCGTGTACAGCGCGCATTGCGGCGATTAGAGATTTAG
- the ampE gene encoding beta-lactamase regulator AmpE produces MMLMSLLLVLSLERLIIKTPNWHVEKYAAQYRAFLQKNGLFKFQEGNEDGKDSEKASSIAFYFYLLLPAALLGAIEYWVLGTFLTFIEQSLVLFICIGCPVLRNIYKSFLNAADRGDLQACSMYTDQLGHCASQTESDGSAGSEGKSFGQHLTWLNYQHYAAVMLWFIAFGAPGALFYSFSRSTTEALCSANHPLKGAAGGLMFALDYIPVRITAFGMLMMGHFSRALPEWLKYALRFDVPAYDVLTHISSKAEALTPEEQTLQAENAAVEPKVLVKLAKRNVIFLLVITSALTLVGTLA; encoded by the coding sequence ATGATGTTAATGAGCTTGCTATTAGTTCTCAGCCTTGAGCGGTTGATAATAAAAACACCTAATTGGCATGTTGAAAAGTATGCCGCTCAGTACCGCGCTTTTCTTCAAAAGAACGGGTTATTTAAGTTTCAAGAGGGAAATGAAGATGGGAAAGACAGTGAAAAAGCCTCATCCATCGCATTTTATTTCTACCTTTTACTGCCTGCTGCGCTGCTGGGAGCCATTGAATACTGGGTGCTAGGCACATTCCTTACCTTTATAGAGCAAAGTCTAGTGCTTTTCATTTGCATTGGCTGTCCGGTATTAAGAAATATCTACAAAAGTTTTTTAAATGCCGCCGACCGAGGTGACCTTCAAGCTTGTAGTATGTATACCGATCAGCTGGGTCATTGTGCAAGTCAAACAGAAAGCGATGGCAGTGCGGGTTCTGAAGGTAAAAGTTTTGGCCAGCATCTTACTTGGCTTAACTATCAGCACTATGCTGCTGTCATGCTGTGGTTTATTGCATTTGGCGCACCGGGTGCATTGTTTTACAGCTTCAGTCGAAGTACTACCGAGGCGCTATGTAGCGCTAATCATCCTTTAAAAGGGGCTGCCGGAGGACTGATGTTTGCTCTGGATTACATTCCTGTGCGCATAACCGCTTTTGGCATGCTGATGATGGGACATTTTTCACGGGCGTTACCTGAATGGTTAAAATATGCGCTTCGCTTCGATGTGCCCGCTTACGATGTACTTACCCATATTTCATCTAAAGCCGAGGCGCTAACTCCTGAAGAACAAACGTTGCAGGCTGAAAATGCAGCAGTAGAGCCGAAGGTGCTCGTAAAGTTAGCGAAACGCAATGTTATTTTTCTTCTCGTCATAACGTCAGCACTTACGTTGGTTGGCACGCTGGCATAA
- the nadC gene encoding carboxylating nicotinate-nucleotide diphosphorylase, with translation MKTTSPDMQAIREQVSNALVEDLGGELNAANDITANLIDESVTAKATIITREPCVVCGIAWATQAFALIDESVLLTWHVKDGEKVEADTVLVSLEGSARAILTAERTALNFLQTLSATATVTASYAKYLAGTSTKILDTRKTLPGMRYAQKYAVRCGGGQNHRVGLFDAFLIKENHIFSCGNIGKAIGRAKAMMPGKPVEVEVENLDELKQALSASADIVMLDNFTNEQIQQAVAMNKGQCKLEVSGNITDERLASLSQLGVDYISSGALTKHIQAVDLSLRISLQ, from the coding sequence ATGAAGACAACATCACCAGACATGCAAGCGATCCGAGAGCAAGTATCAAACGCGCTTGTAGAAGATCTTGGCGGCGAATTAAATGCTGCAAACGATATTACCGCAAACCTGATAGATGAGAGCGTTACTGCAAAAGCGACTATTATTACTCGCGAGCCTTGCGTTGTTTGCGGAATTGCATGGGCGACTCAAGCGTTTGCGCTTATTGACGAGTCGGTATTGCTAACCTGGCACGTAAAAGACGGCGAAAAGGTTGAAGCGGATACCGTGTTGGTAAGTTTAGAAGGTTCTGCTCGCGCTATTTTAACAGCCGAACGAACGGCGCTTAATTTTTTGCAAACCCTTTCTGCAACCGCAACCGTAACGGCTTCCTACGCCAAATATTTAGCTGGCACTTCTACAAAAATTCTAGACACCCGCAAAACCCTGCCTGGTATGCGCTATGCGCAGAAATACGCGGTGCGTTGTGGTGGCGGACAAAATCACCGCGTTGGATTGTTTGATGCATTCTTAATTAAAGAAAACCACATCTTTTCTTGTGGAAATATTGGAAAAGCGATTGGCAGAGCAAAAGCAATGATGCCGGGCAAGCCCGTTGAGGTTGAAGTTGAAAACCTTGACGAGTTGAAACAAGCGCTAAGTGCCAGCGCCGATATTGTCATGCTGGATAATTTTACTAACGAACAGATCCAACAGGCAGTAGCGATGAATAAGGGGCAGTGTAAACTAGAAGTATCAGGAAATATTACCGATGAAAGGCTAGCGAGTTTAAGTCAACTTGGTGTAGATTACATTTCATCAGGCGCGCTTACCAAGCACATACAGGCCGTTGATTTATCCTTGCGAATATCACTTCAGTAG
- the aceF gene encoding pyruvate dehydrogenase complex dihydrolipoyllysine-residue acetyltransferase — protein MSDIQKIIVPDVGGDEVEVIELCVAVGDNIEADEGVVTVESDKASMDIPAPFEGEIVSLSVSVGDKIKEGDVIGEMKVAGGDSAGEGASEENASDESSKDVPKQEEAPKAESKSEAAPATSGGSEVIEVAVPDIGSDDEVDVIDVLVSVGDTIEKEDGLITLETDKATMDVPSTHAGTVKEVFISTGDKVKEGTVVIKLEVAGSGSSSSESASSESSEASAPAAQESEKQESAPAASASSETIEVAVPDIGEDGEVDVIDVLVSVGDTVEKEDGLITLETDKATMDVPSTHAGTIKEVFIKTGDKVKQGTLVVKLETSGGSSEQAPSATKAEKPAEAPKQEAPKQASQQEASQGRSPVPPAPEAKNTGKAHASPSVRRIAREFGVDLTQVSGSGPKNRILKEDVQAYVKAELAKPRTAAASGSAPVGDNVLQIVPVKPVDHSKFGEIEEQPLSRIQKISGPFLHRNWATIPHVTQFDEADITEVEEFRKEQNAYHAKIKSGLKITPLVFVMKAVAKALEKYEVFNSSLSDDGESLIIKKFINIGIAVETPGGLVVPVIRDVNKKGIEQLSRELIETSQKAREGKLKAADMQGGTFTISSLGGIGGTAFTPIVNAPEVAILGVSKSEMKPKWNGKEFEPRLMVPLSLSYDHRVIDGAVGARFSTEVAANLTDLRRIIL, from the coding sequence ATGTCAGATATTCAAAAGATTATCGTACCCGATGTAGGCGGTGACGAAGTTGAAGTTATCGAGCTATGTGTTGCCGTAGGCGACAACATTGAGGCGGATGAAGGCGTTGTTACTGTAGAAAGTGACAAGGCGTCAATGGACATCCCAGCACCGTTTGAAGGTGAGATTGTAAGCCTGTCTGTATCAGTAGGCGATAAAATCAAAGAAGGCGATGTGATTGGTGAAATGAAAGTTGCAGGTGGTGACAGTGCCGGTGAAGGCGCGTCTGAAGAAAACGCTTCAGATGAATCTTCTAAAGATGTACCTAAGCAAGAAGAAGCACCAAAAGCAGAAAGCAAGTCAGAGGCAGCACCTGCTACGTCTGGCGGCAGCGAAGTGATTGAAGTTGCAGTACCGGATATCGGTTCTGACGACGAAGTTGACGTAATTGATGTGTTGGTTTCAGTGGGCGACACCATTGAAAAAGAAGATGGGCTAATTACTCTTGAGACCGATAAAGCAACCATGGACGTTCCTTCAACGCACGCAGGTACGGTGAAGGAAGTATTCATCAGTACTGGCGATAAAGTGAAAGAAGGCACAGTTGTTATTAAGCTTGAAGTAGCGGGCTCAGGCTCATCTTCAAGTGAATCGGCGTCAAGTGAGTCTTCAGAAGCATCTGCTCCGGCTGCACAAGAGAGTGAAAAGCAAGAATCAGCGCCAGCGGCGTCTGCAAGTAGCGAAACCATTGAAGTAGCCGTGCCTGACATTGGTGAAGACGGTGAAGTTGACGTTATCGACGTGCTTGTATCGGTAGGCGATACCGTTGAAAAAGAAGACGGCCTAATTACGCTAGAAACTGATAAAGCCACCATGGATGTACCTTCAACGCACGCAGGTACCATTAAAGAAGTCTTTATCAAAACAGGCGATAAAGTTAAGCAAGGCACATTAGTTGTTAAGCTAGAAACTAGCGGTGGCTCATCTGAACAGGCACCATCTGCAACTAAAGCAGAAAAGCCTGCTGAAGCGCCTAAGCAAGAAGCACCTAAACAAGCGTCACAGCAAGAAGCCTCTCAAGGCCGTTCTCCTGTGCCGCCAGCGCCAGAAGCTAAGAATACAGGTAAAGCACATGCTTCACCTTCGGTTCGCCGTATTGCTCGCGAGTTCGGTGTAGACCTGACTCAAGTTAGCGGCTCTGGCCCTAAAAACCGTATCTTGAAAGAAGACGTTCAAGCTTACGTGAAAGCTGAGCTTGCGAAACCTCGCACAGCAGCCGCTTCTGGCAGCGCACCTGTGGGCGACAACGTACTGCAAATCGTGCCGGTTAAGCCTGTTGATCACAGCAAGTTTGGTGAAATTGAAGAGCAGCCGTTATCTCGTATTCAGAAGATTTCCGGTCCGTTCCTACACCGTAACTGGGCAACTATTCCTCACGTTACGCAGTTCGACGAAGCAGATATCACTGAGGTTGAAGAATTCCGTAAAGAGCAAAACGCTTACCACGCGAAAATTAAGTCTGGTCTTAAGATCACGCCACTCGTATTCGTCATGAAAGCGGTAGCGAAAGCCCTTGAAAAATACGAAGTATTTAACTCATCACTGTCTGACGATGGTGAAAGCTTAATCATTAAGAAATTTATCAACATTGGTATTGCGGTTGAAACACCGGGAGGCCTTGTTGTACCTGTTATTCGTGACGTGAATAAGAAAGGTATTGAGCAGTTGTCTCGTGAGCTTATTGAAACTTCTCAAAAGGCACGTGAAGGCAAGCTTAAAGCGGCTGACATGCAGGGTGGAACGTTCACCATCTCTAGTTTAGGTGGTATTGGTGGCACGGCGTTTACGCCTATTGTAAATGCACCAGAAGTCGCCATATTAGGTGTGTCTAAGTCTGAGATGAAGCCTAAGTGGAATGGTAAAGAGTTTGAGCCGCGCTTAATGGTGCCGCTAAGCTTGTCGTACGACCACCGAGTAATCGATGGTGCGGTAGGGGCAAGATTCTCTACTGAGGTTGCTGCAAACCTAACTGACTTACGCAGAATCATACTTTAA
- a CDS encoding TIGR02281 family clan AA aspartic protease, which produces MNEQQDPTASTGKWMVALAWICGFGLLVFVFSDLLEKQINPNSEPTSERIGSQTEVRLKQNRQGHYVTTGYINGEEVVFLVDTGATDVAVPAHLANRLKLKAGREGLASTANGVVRVAESTIDTLRIGEIVVRNVDANLNPGMQDDHILLGMSVLRQLEFTQRGDWLILRTL; this is translated from the coding sequence ATGAATGAACAACAAGACCCGACAGCGTCAACGGGCAAGTGGATGGTTGCCCTTGCCTGGATTTGCGGTTTTGGTCTTCTGGTTTTTGTTTTCTCAGATCTTCTAGAAAAACAAATTAATCCTAACAGCGAGCCCACATCAGAGCGTATCGGTTCACAAACCGAAGTTCGACTTAAGCAAAATCGTCAAGGGCATTATGTGACCACAGGGTATATCAACGGTGAGGAAGTTGTGTTTCTCGTTGATACGGGGGCCACTGATGTAGCAGTCCCCGCACACTTAGCGAATAGACTTAAACTAAAAGCCGGACGTGAGGGTTTAGCCAGCACTGCCAATGGCGTGGTGAGGGTTGCCGAGTCAACAATTGATACCTTGCGCATTGGTGAAATAGTAGTGCGTAATGTAGACGCAAACTTGAACCCCGGTATGCAAGATGACCATATACTGCTTGGAATGAGTGTTCTTCGCCAATTAGAGTTTACTCAGCGCGGAGATTGGTTAATATTGCGTACCCTCTAG